One Paracoccaceae bacterium genomic region harbors:
- a CDS encoding rod shape-determining protein: protein MSILSGLFSSDMAIDLGTANTLVYVRGKGIVLNEPSVVAYHVKDGKKQVLAVGEDAKLMLGRTPGSIEAIRPMRDGVIADFDTAEEMIKHFIRKVHKRTTFSKPKIIVCVPHGATPVEKRAIRQSVLSAGARRAGLIAEPIAAAIGAGMPITDPTGNMVVDIGGGTTEVAVLSLGDIVYARSVRVGGDRMDEAIISYLRRHQNLLIGESTAERIKTTIGTARMPDDGRGMSLHIRGRDLLNGVPKETEINQAQVAEALAEPVQQICDAVMQALEATPPDLAADIVDRGVMLTGGGALLGDLDLSLREQTGLSISVANESLNCVALGTGKALEYEKQLRHVIDYDS, encoded by the coding sequence ATGTCGATACTCAGCGGCCTATTCTCGTCGGACATGGCCATCGACCTCGGGACCGCGAACACGCTGGTCTATGTGCGCGGCAAGGGCATCGTGCTGAACGAACCCTCGGTCGTGGCCTATCACGTCAAGGACGGCAAGAAGCAGGTTCTGGCGGTGGGCGAGGATGCCAAGCTGATGCTGGGCCGCACCCCCGGCAGCATCGAGGCGATCCGCCCGATGCGCGACGGGGTCATCGCCGACTTCGACACGGCGGAAGAGATGATCAAGCACTTCATCCGCAAGGTGCACAAGCGGACGACGTTCTCGAAGCCGAAGATCATCGTCTGCGTGCCGCATGGCGCGACGCCCGTGGAAAAGCGCGCGATCCGGCAGTCGGTGCTGTCGGCGGGGGCGCGGCGTGCGGGGCTGATCGCCGAGCCGATCGCCGCCGCCATCGGGGCTGGGATGCCGATAACGGACCCCACCGGCAACATGGTCGTGGACATCGGCGGCGGCACGACCGAGGTGGCGGTGCTGTCACTGGGCGACATCGTCTATGCCCGTTCGGTGCGCGTGGGGGGGGATCGCATGGACGAAGCGATCATTTCCTATCTGCGGCGGCATCAGAACCTGCTGATCGGCGAATCCACGGCCGAGCGGATCAAGACGACGATCGGCACCGCCCGGATGCCCGACGACGGGCGCGGCATGTCGCTGCATATCCGGGGGCGCGACCTGCTGAACGGCGTGCCGAAGGAGACCGAGATCAATCAGGCGCAGGTGGCCGAGGCGCTGGCCGAACCGGTGCAGCAGATCTGCGACGCGGTGATGCAGGCGCTCGAGGCGACCCCGCCCGACCTTGCCGCCGACATCGTGGACCGGGGCGTGATGCTGACGGGCGGGGGCGCCCTGCTGGGCGATCTTGACCTGAGCCTGCGCGAACAGACCGGCCTGTCGATCAGCGTTGCCAATGAATCGCTGAATTGTGTGGCGCTGGGCACCGGCAAGGCGCTGGAATACGAAAAGCAGTTGCGGCATGTGATCGATTACGACAGCTGA
- a CDS encoding 2-isopropylmalate synthase → MTDTSHRPADPARVLIFDTTLRDGEQSPGATMTHDEKLEIATLLDEMGVDVIEAGFPIASEGDFRAVSEIARAARNATICGLARANFKDIDRCWDAVRHAKSPRIHTFIGTSPLHRAIPNLTMDEMAERIHDTVTHARNLCDNVQWSPMDATRTEHDYLCRVVEIAIRAGATTINIPDTVGYTAPRESAELIAMLLERVPGADSIVFATHCHNDLGMATANALAAVAAGARQIECTINGLGERAGNTALEEVVMAMRVRHDIMPYTTGIDTTRIMHLSRRVSAVSGFPVQFNKAIVGKNAFLHESGIHQDGVLKNVQTFEIMRPEDIGLTAKNIAMGKHSGRAALRAKLRELGYDLADNQLNDVFVRFKALADRKKEVYDDDIVALVQDQASDQGAETLVLKRLRVVCGTEGPQEAEMTLAIDGVDHTIDATGDGPVDAAFQCVKQLWPHQARLELYQVHAVTEGTDAQATVSVRLQEDGRIVTGQSADTDTVVASVKAYINALNRLVLRRQKSAPGDDVKGVSYRDS, encoded by the coding sequence AGGCGGGCTTTCCGATCGCCAGCGAGGGCGATTTCCGCGCCGTCAGCGAGATCGCCCGGGCCGCGCGCAACGCCACGATCTGCGGGCTGGCGCGCGCGAACTTCAAGGACATCGACCGCTGCTGGGACGCGGTGCGCCATGCGAAAAGCCCGCGCATCCACACCTTCATCGGCACCTCGCCGTTGCACCGGGCCATCCCGAACCTGACCATGGACGAGATGGCCGAGCGCATCCACGACACCGTGACCCATGCGCGCAACCTGTGCGACAACGTGCAGTGGTCGCCGATGGACGCCACGCGGACCGAGCATGACTATCTGTGCCGGGTGGTCGAGATCGCCATCCGGGCCGGCGCGACCACGATCAACATTCCCGATACCGTGGGCTATACCGCGCCGCGCGAGAGCGCCGAGCTGATCGCCATGCTGCTGGAACGGGTGCCGGGCGCCGACAGCATCGTCTTTGCCACGCATTGCCACAATGACCTGGGGATGGCGACCGCGAACGCCCTGGCGGCGGTGGCGGCGGGCGCGCGGCAGATCGAGTGCACGATCAACGGGCTGGGCGAACGGGCCGGCAACACCGCGCTGGAAGAGGTGGTGATGGCGATGCGCGTGCGCCATGACATCATGCCCTACACCACCGGCATCGACACGACCCGCATCATGCACCTGTCGCGGCGGGTGTCGGCGGTGTCGGGCTTTCCGGTGCAGTTCAACAAGGCGATCGTGGGCAAGAACGCCTTCCTGCATGAAAGCGGCATCCACCAGGACGGGGTGCTGAAGAACGTGCAGACCTTCGAGATCATGCGGCCCGAGGACATCGGCCTGACGGCGAAGAACATCGCCATGGGCAAGCATTCGGGCCGCGCCGCGCTGCGCGCGAAGCTGCGCGAACTGGGCTATGACCTGGCCGACAACCAGCTGAACGACGTCTTCGTGCGGTTCAAGGCGCTGGCCGACCGCAAGAAGGAGGTCTACGACGACGACATCGTGGCGCTGGTGCAGGACCAGGCATCCGACCAGGGCGCCGAAACGCTGGTGCTGAAGCGGCTGCGCGTGGTCTGCGGCACCGAGGGCCCGCAGGAGGCCGAGATGACGCTGGCCATCGACGGGGTGGACCACACCATCGACGCGACCGGCGACGGGCCGGTGGATGCGGCCTTCCAATGCGTCAAGCAGCTGTGGCCGCATCAGGCGCGGCTGGAACTCTATCAGGTGCACGCGGTGACCGAGGGCACCGATGCGCAGGCCACGGTCAGCGTGCGGCTGCAGGAGGACGGGCGCATCGTGACCGGGCAGTCGGCCGACACCGACACCGTGGTCGCCAGCGTCAAGGCCTATATCAACGCGCTGAACCGGCTGGTCCTGCGGCGCCAGAAATCGGCGCCGGGCGATGACGTGAAGGGTGTGAGCTATCGCGACTCGTGA